A single genomic interval of Thermus antranikianii DSM 12462 harbors:
- a CDS encoding cytochrome c oxidase subunit 3 has product MTRPVGVEVAGLYWHFVDLVWVFIFAFFYLF; this is encoded by the coding sequence TTGACACGACCCGTGGGGGTGGAGGTGGCAGGGCTTTACTGGCACTTCGTGGATTTGGTCTGGGTTTTCATCTTTGCCTTCTTTTACCTGTTCTAG